The Danio aesculapii chromosome 22, fDanAes4.1, whole genome shotgun sequence genomic sequence atgtaaagatatttgctgtACACCCTatatgtattaagcaatgtgtttgcaggttttggacctgcataggtgcataactaacatgctctttaaataataaaaactctgCACAATTTACTTTAGACCAGCATTTAGTAGATTAatagcgcagtctatttcagttgcctTAAAATAGCAAGGCGCCAACGTTTTAGACCAGCATGCCCTTGAGTGCTTCAAGTGGCACAAATCAAATGATAGTTGTGctaggtctgaaaatagcaacaacaacaaaaaaacatctgTGCCACTTTTAGAGGAATTGCTTTTTTTAGGAGAATCATAAGAACTGCTCTGTGTGATCAGTACTCAGAAGATGTGGCTTGCTTTTAAGTGAAAAGCTGAAGAGTGACtccttttaattgtatttttttaatactgttgGCTAGTTTTACTTCAATAATTTGCCATTTGACTTTAATTATATAGTTAAACAAGTGATAAATAGCATGGAACATGCTGGATAAATCCTGGCTGTGCTTGCGCCCTTTTTATATTTAGCATTTGACATACTTGGACTGTATCTAAAAGCGTAGGCCACTGACTTTATATTTAGCATTGAACATACTTGAACTGTATCTAAAAGCATAGGCCACTGACTCGCTGCCTTATAAGGTGATGAGTTATAGGCCGTGTCTATGAGTCAAGTCACAAAACTTGCGACTGACTGAGCGAACATAACACTTTAGTGATAGACAATAAATTAGAGCCAGAGCTTTAGTGatgattaaatgaatatttaatcacTACAATATTAATTTCTCAATAAACACAGCATCAAACATGAAGGGAATATggttaaaaatgttcttttacacaaaaaaattaccaccaaataatgaaataaaatattggtAATAGCTTTTGATGccaactattggtcaaaaaattgTGAACTAATAAATCAGTCGTAATGACTTCATTATTTTTCATCTATATTGATTAAAATCATCTTAAAATGTCTGCAGATATTTATTGCAGCATGCTCTGCGATACTGCTCCTCATTCTAAgggggtcatgaactgagaaatcaaacttttcttgatttgtttttatatatactattaaacaCATTCTGTAAGATTCCCTTAAACTCTGGCATTACAGAAGACTGCCTATTTATCTTCGCCCATTGATTCACACTGTATTAGGTAAAAAATAAGGCAAACACAGGTCCCCCTATTAGGGAAATCCTAGACCCACTACTtgcttgttatttattattatcattactacttgattttacagtgtattgtttgATCAAATGTTACAATTCAGTTCCAGATTTTCAGAAAGATTGAAAGTAAAAGATGATGCTGTGCAAAGAATATTGGATCTGATAGTAATATTGCACCACACAAGTGTAAGTAACAAGGTGTTTTTAACTCtttcacatttcattttaaatactccaggggcctcatgtacaaacaCTTGCGTTgaattaatactaaaacattgtgtacggacaaagctgtaaatgtgcgtacgcagtaaaaaaatcagatatatgaaacactgcgtacgccgaatcccacgcatattctctttgtacatccgaattagaATGAAATTGAGAGCAACATGCACAagtgcaaaacccctccctgcctcctcctcctTATAAATATGGCAATGACtgcactttggcaaaaccaaattaaagtcaatggcaaaagcaagcaagaagagaaacttcacagaatgtgaattggaggtgctcctatcggaggtagaccggagaaaaactgtgttatttgcaagtttgtcctccggaataataaaaaaaggataaaatagagtgggagagtttagttGACACGGTTAACGCACTGGGGTCTGAACattgcactgtgagtgaattaaaaaagaaatggtccgatgtaaaggtgcaggttaagaggagaacagcggcgcaccatcaaagtgtggaccgaagaggcgggggaacaggggatgctgagctaacaccctttgaggagagtgtagcctcaattgtgggtgacactttactgtctggagtagtatccgtatctgtgggagacacagatgtattagaggaacactttgatACGGCGGTAaagcagcacccctccgctcttatcaaggcagcaccactggcatttcagctgcccaatcaccCGCTCTACAACTGATCGAGTGCGAGAATGGGCATCATGTATCTGCGCTTttggtcagtttgtgggttgttgaggGGGGTTAACAGCCACGTCTGGATTTGGggcggaccaacgcacattctcatgtTAATTTCATCgctagtaaatccaaacgtgagtgtGAAACCTGGCGTACgtaaagtttttgtgcgtacacagcattgatacatgaggcctcAGGTGACTAACCTGCATGAGTCATGAATCACCAGCAGCCCTGACGATTTACAAATATATAACTTTTTGATTCTTTTTTCTCTTGTCTGCATTTATTGACAACATCCTAAATTTATTGTGAAATATCTCATATtctgattctcaaatatgtgtacGAACACATATACATAATCATATAGACAGCTTAATAATGATTGTATTATTTGATATATGACAGGTGATGTGTGGTGCCATGTTAGTGGTGAGATCAgaactgctggatttacaacatgctaattcatcaaTGTCTCCTGAGTTGCATAAAagtaagtggctgtttaactgggGGATGTAATGattgtgtatatttttgttaccTATACAAGGTAATCATATCATAAGCCGCGTTTCCACTGACGCGCCAAAAGCAAGAAAGCCAGGGCCAGTCGTGTTTCCAcagtcacttccggggcctgatcgggccaaagcagGGCTTCCAACGGCCAGCCTTTTTTGGCTTGCTGAATACCTGAGCCAAAGTGAGCCAGCTGGGGCTTCATGGCAGAGTGAAAGTAAGGCGGTCTGGTAAAGATGGTGTGCCGCCATTACACTAATTGTCCAATCACGCACATAGGCTACATGaggcaaaaataaatacaggctaaGGGAAAAACAGGCAACTactacaaaaaaaacatagctactggtcagtttaagatatttCATAAAATCTTATAGGCTGTTGGTCTTTTTTCAttcttatgtttcctttttaaatttaagaGTGTTAATAAGGGATATTTCTTTGCTGCATCCTCCTTGATGTTTTAATAgcacataataatctttacaccacatctcattctaaaacgctgctgctccgtctcagtgttgATGGGAAAAAACAGAGGCATCTGAAAATAGAGGCAGGGCTGCAGAAATTCTGATTGAAgcttttttctcaatattaagtagcctacacacagttcagtcttgcatcctcgccttgtaagttcagattttgcaagtttgatatacaaaacaaactccagaggacacgtcgggtaaatcttcaaagggaacagtttactttataacctcattcacatcaccctggctatgctgtttcactatcttaaaaataatatgaaagcataatataaggaactgcctattttcattttgatattaacaacttaacagacactaaattTGTtaactgcatatttatatgaccgtcatcttcactgtatgcatatttataacaaaacacagcctataacataactgccgcctttcatttttattgaaaatatgaaacaccctctcttttgctgaatatcagtttttataatcaataatggtcattataaaagtataacgtacaataagtttatacaatataggaaataaagctAAGCAATcggtcaaatgtgcagaatcagtgtacgtggttccccttcagatggggaacttcaatgctatagtggatttAATCCACTTACGGGAATTTTTTTCAGAAAGCCAATTGTCTGAAAGAGtagtaaacgggccaatgaaatgccaaattAATTGGCAGCGTAAGCTTGcgcacctgatgcttgttgcaatcaattttgCAATAAAAGCACGGGGAAAGCAAGGAGATGCATCCTTTTCGCTTCAGAGACTTCTACAGCCTTCTGAGAGAGTCGATGAGGGTTCCTCCTGCTGATATCCAGCAAATTCGAGCAAACGAGAGCAGTCTCCTGGTCCAGAGTGTGTACACACAGCAGCAAAGGTTCAAGCTGGGCTTCTCCCTTACCTGGCTTTCTTTAGGTCTGGTCCTCCAGAGCGGTGCGTATAGTTGcaagtttcctaaaagagcaacacagtcgTGCAGCACGTCCTTTTCAGGGTGGCGCTCCGACTGtgtgtttctggatgcggtggtttcctgtccccgagccatccacatctgcTGCTCCTCGCCAAGGGCACCCACCTACGAAAGCTGCCCCGCCCCCGATTGCGCCTCCGGTGAAGCGGGCGCATTGTGCACTTCGGAAGCAAGCAGCCCAGAGCGCCGTTAAGTCAGGTAAACAGACCGAGAAACGTCCTGAGACAGGTCATCCGGAGAAGAGAAAATTTGCTCTTTTCCCGCTGGGAAAAGCAGGAAGAGAAGAGGGGGAGTTCACCCACTCCGCGCTGCCCCACTGCTGGTACTTCAGCGATTGTAGCAACAAATCCATTAGCGagagctctgcctgcctggttagcgcgggccagcccttCGTGGTGGCTCATATGCacaatcagactcggctatgcgattcagttcgctaaacagCCCCCCAAGTTCACTggtgtgtatttcaccagggtcaggcCCTGTCCACCCCTGACTTGCAAAAgaagattgctgtcctcctggcgaaaaATGCAATCGAGCCgatccctccagccgagatggagagcgagttttacagcccgtacttcatcgtgcccaaacaGTGGTGGGtcacggccaatcctagatctgtgcTTTTGAACCGCTGTTTGCACAAGCTGCTTTTCAGAATGCTCACAcagattatgcacagagacaaggtgctccggcacctccacctgttggggCTTTAGGTCAACCGAGAAAGGAGCAAACTCGCCCCCTTGCTCGGACTCGGTCA encodes the following:
- the LOC130215797 gene encoding uncharacterized protein LOC130215797 translates to MALSTRHNSTSRVISLNMTPSSRFSERLKVKDDAVQRILDLIVILHHTSVMCGAMLVVRSELLDLQHANSSMSPELHKKNEERKNHGSETRAEKTVPFLILFVFCYSEEFLNG